A genomic stretch from Mycobacterium paraterrae includes:
- a CDS encoding DUF732 domain-containing protein has protein sequence MRRRLLMLLSAPVMIALAATAQADPSSAPNDDVDFLKQMTDAGLSYHDPKQAVTVAKSVCDLADKGTSQADIEKDLMTSNPSFTSGGVRKFVILSAGEYCPKYLPTEYRPKPPAEGDSPKPPSP, from the coding sequence ATGAGACGACGACTGCTGATGCTTCTCAGTGCCCCGGTCATGATCGCGCTCGCTGCCACGGCGCAGGCTGACCCTTCCTCAGCGCCAAACGACGATGTCGATTTCCTCAAGCAGATGACCGATGCCGGGTTGTCCTATCACGACCCGAAACAGGCAGTGACGGTCGCCAAGAGTGTCTGCGATCTGGCCGATAAAGGAACATCGCAAGCAGACATCGAGAAGGACTTGATGACGTCAAATCCGTCGTTCACTTCCGGCGGCGTAAGAAAGTTCGTGATCTTGTCGGCGGGTGAGTATTGCCCCAAATATCTGCCGACCGAATATCGGCCGAAGCCGCCTGCGGAGGGTGATTCTCCCAAGCCGCCCAGCCCTTAG
- a CDS encoding GNAT family N-acetyltransferase — MAAFDTRVRHASPQDAAACLEIYRPYVENCAVSWELEPPTVEEMANRIATVNQTHAWLVLERDQQTIGFANGHALWSLPSYRWSTQTGLYIHAGDQRRGGGRILYTHLLQRLGERGYRRAFAGITQPNEASNAFHRSMGFQDVGIYRRVEWKNGQWHDVAWMQRDLPGAENAADPPGVIT; from the coding sequence GTGGCAGCCTTCGACACCCGCGTGCGCCACGCCAGCCCGCAGGATGCGGCGGCGTGCCTGGAGATCTATCGCCCGTACGTCGAGAACTGCGCGGTGAGTTGGGAACTCGAGCCGCCCACCGTCGAAGAAATGGCGAATCGGATCGCAACGGTCAACCAGACACACGCCTGGTTGGTGCTCGAAAGGGACCAGCAGACAATCGGATTCGCCAACGGGCACGCCCTGTGGAGCCTTCCCTCGTACCGATGGTCCACGCAGACCGGCCTCTACATCCACGCCGGCGATCAACGGCGCGGTGGCGGCCGCATTCTCTACACACACCTGTTGCAGCGGCTCGGTGAGCGGGGCTACCGACGGGCGTTCGCCGGGATCACCCAACCAAACGAGGCGAGCAACGCGTTCCATCGATCGATGGGCTTTCAGGATGTGGGTATATATCGCCGTGTCGAATGGAAAAACGGTCAATGGCATGACGTCGCGTGGATGCAACGCGACTTGCCGGGTGCTGAGAACGCCGCCGACCCCCCGGGCGTGATCACCTGA
- a CDS encoding RND family transporter → MVRRFAIPIIFFWGFTSVTMTAFTPKVEDVAEELAGPMVPHYAPSQRALLHIGEKFHESNSTNLSMVVLEAQNRKLGDQDHAYYDKLMTRLQHDTKHVQYVMDLWGKSFTAAGAQSVDGKCTYVLLRLAGDIGTMEANDSVNAVRDIVNHGDKDNNAPPPGLKVFVSGAAPLASDTLSIANASLNNVTIVTIILILVMLIIVYRSPPTVLPVLLGVLIEMLFAKGLVSFLGHHGWLELSSFAVNIVIALTLGAGTDYGIFLMGRYHEERNKGYSREDAFYIAYKGVLPIVVGSGLTIAGACFCLTFARLNYFHTMGPAVAVTMLFTIAAAMTLGPAVLTVGSLFGMFEPRQQARGHLYRRIGASVVRWPVPILVASSAIVMLGAVFVPSYRQNYDDRQYQPHDAPSNMGFQAADRHFPKSKLFSEMLMIESDHDMRNSADFISLDRVNRALIRLNGVAMVQGMTRPLGRALEHASIPYLFTTQGSGNGAQLPFNIEQNNNTDAQAKIQDDSVAVLRKEITFFQKVSDELHKTVLTVEDLEAISNEMNDNISNLDDFFRPIKSYFFWEKHCYDIPICWTFRSVFATVDDIDHLAEDIKFARISLSEVDKTFPKIIEQLKATADDTEALKAKLVNSYGSADLQSQSTQQTFDDSINVGNDWDQSRSDDFFYIPHEGFDNEDVKTGMKLMMSPDGKAARFIVTHEGDAMGPEGVEHVEMFPEAIKTILKETSLAGARVYIGGSGSNDKDIKQYAMSDLLIAAIAAFVLIFLIMMFITRSLVAAFVIPATVAFSYAGAFGLSILLWQHLIGLPLHWLILPLTFIILVAVGSDYNLLLINRVKEELHGGLHTGLIRALGSTGGVVTSAGLVFAFTMLAMLISDLRTIGQVGSTVCIGLLLDTLIVRSFVVPSILAILGPWFWWPTLVRRRPSDPLPGPGGSGEPATQPVPVVRP, encoded by the coding sequence ATGGTGCGTCGGTTCGCGATACCGATCATTTTCTTCTGGGGCTTCACGTCGGTCACGATGACGGCCTTCACACCCAAGGTGGAAGACGTCGCCGAGGAGCTCGCGGGCCCAATGGTGCCGCACTACGCGCCGTCGCAGCGGGCGCTGCTGCATATCGGCGAGAAGTTCCACGAGTCGAACTCGACGAACTTGAGCATGGTCGTACTCGAGGCGCAGAACCGGAAACTGGGTGACCAGGACCACGCCTATTACGACAAGTTGATGACCCGCCTCCAGCACGACACCAAGCACGTGCAGTACGTGATGGATCTGTGGGGCAAATCGTTCACCGCCGCCGGAGCGCAAAGCGTCGACGGCAAGTGCACGTACGTGTTGTTACGGCTGGCGGGCGACATCGGGACGATGGAAGCCAACGACTCGGTCAATGCCGTCCGCGACATCGTGAACCATGGCGATAAGGACAACAACGCTCCTCCTCCGGGGCTCAAGGTCTTTGTGAGCGGGGCCGCGCCGCTGGCGTCCGACACGCTGAGCATTGCCAATGCCAGCCTGAACAACGTCACGATCGTGACGATCATCCTCATCTTGGTGATGCTGATCATCGTCTATCGCTCCCCTCCGACGGTGTTACCGGTGTTGCTCGGCGTCCTCATCGAGATGCTGTTCGCCAAGGGGCTCGTTTCATTTCTCGGGCATCACGGGTGGCTCGAGTTGTCCTCCTTCGCCGTGAACATCGTCATCGCACTGACGTTGGGGGCGGGGACGGACTACGGCATCTTCTTGATGGGCCGCTACCACGAGGAACGCAACAAGGGCTACAGCCGCGAAGACGCCTTTTATATCGCCTACAAGGGCGTCCTGCCCATCGTCGTGGGTTCTGGGCTGACGATCGCCGGCGCGTGCTTCTGCCTGACCTTCGCGCGACTGAATTACTTCCACACGATGGGCCCAGCCGTCGCGGTCACGATGCTGTTCACGATCGCCGCGGCGATGACGCTCGGCCCGGCGGTGCTGACGGTGGGCAGTCTGTTCGGAATGTTCGAACCCAGGCAGCAGGCCAGGGGGCACCTGTACCGGCGAATCGGTGCGAGCGTCGTGCGGTGGCCGGTGCCGATCCTGGTTGCCAGCTCGGCGATCGTGATGCTGGGCGCCGTCTTCGTGCCGAGCTATCGGCAGAATTACGACGACCGCCAATATCAGCCGCACGACGCGCCCTCCAACATGGGCTTCCAGGCCGCCGATCGCCACTTCCCGAAGAGCAAGCTGTTCTCCGAGATGCTGATGATCGAATCGGATCACGACATGCGTAACTCGGCCGACTTCATCTCTCTCGACCGGGTCAACAGAGCGCTGATTCGACTCAACGGCGTTGCGATGGTGCAAGGAATGACAAGGCCTTTGGGCCGGGCTCTGGAACACGCCAGCATCCCCTACCTGTTCACGACTCAGGGAAGCGGCAATGGCGCCCAGTTGCCTTTCAACATCGAACAGAACAACAACACCGACGCCCAGGCCAAGATCCAGGACGACTCGGTTGCGGTGCTGCGAAAAGAAATAACTTTCTTTCAGAAGGTCTCCGACGAACTCCACAAGACCGTGCTGACCGTCGAGGACCTCGAGGCGATCAGTAACGAGATGAACGACAACATCTCGAACCTGGACGATTTCTTCCGACCGATCAAGAGCTATTTCTTTTGGGAGAAGCACTGTTACGACATTCCGATCTGCTGGACGTTCAGATCGGTATTCGCCACCGTCGACGACATCGACCATCTGGCTGAAGACATCAAATTCGCCAGGATCTCGCTATCGGAGGTGGACAAAACCTTCCCGAAGATCATTGAGCAATTGAAGGCCACCGCAGATGACACCGAAGCCCTGAAAGCCAAGCTGGTCAACAGTTATGGGTCGGCAGATCTGCAGTCCCAATCGACCCAGCAGACATTCGACGACTCCATCAACGTCGGCAACGACTGGGACCAGTCACGCAGCGACGACTTCTTCTACATCCCGCACGAAGGGTTCGACAACGAAGATGTCAAGACCGGCATGAAGTTGATGATGTCGCCGGACGGCAAGGCAGCCCGCTTCATCGTGACGCATGAGGGCGATGCGATGGGCCCCGAAGGTGTCGAGCACGTCGAGATGTTTCCCGAGGCGATCAAGACGATCTTGAAGGAGACCTCGCTGGCCGGCGCGCGCGTCTACATCGGCGGCTCGGGATCCAACGATAAGGACATCAAGCAATACGCGATGTCAGATCTGCTCATCGCCGCCATTGCCGCGTTCGTACTGATCTTTCTGATCATGATGTTTATTACCCGAAGCCTGGTGGCCGCCTTCGTCATTCCGGCCACCGTGGCGTTCTCGTATGCCGGCGCGTTCGGGCTCTCGATCCTGCTGTGGCAGCACTTGATCGGGCTGCCGCTGCACTGGTTGATCCTGCCGCTGACGTTCATCATCCTGGTCGCAGTCGGCTCGGACTACAACCTGCTGCTGATCAACCGGGTGAAAGAGGAGCTGCACGGCGGACTGCACACTGGGCTGATCCGGGCGCTGGGCAGCACCGGAGGTGTCGTGACCTCTGCGGGTCTGGTCTTCGCATTCACAATGCTGGCGATGTTGATCAGCGATCTGCGAACCATCGGTCAGGTCGGTTCGACGGTGTGCATCGGCCTACTGCTCGACACGTTGATCGTGCGCTCGTTCGTCGTGCCGTCCATCCTCGCCATCCTGGGGCCATGGTTCTGGTGGCCCACGCTGGTGCGCCGGCGGCCGTCAGATCCGCTGCCCGGACCTGGCGGGTCCGGCGAACCGGCGACACAGCCGGTGCCGGTGGTCCGTCCGTGA
- a CDS encoding STAS domain-containing protein, whose translation MMTPLTLNTDRGVDGTPRVTAAGEIDISNIHVFTEALNTASGGNGGPITVDMSAVKYLDSAGVNVLFKHADEIDRLHLIVHPLLVRVLSITGLSEIAIVESAPTSDAGRK comes from the coding sequence ATGATGACCCCGCTCACCTTGAACACCGACCGTGGCGTCGATGGGACGCCACGGGTGACTGCGGCGGGCGAGATCGACATCAGCAACATCCACGTGTTCACCGAGGCGTTGAATACGGCGAGCGGCGGTAACGGCGGGCCGATCACCGTCGATATGAGCGCGGTCAAGTATCTGGACAGCGCCGGCGTCAACGTACTGTTCAAGCACGCTGACGAAATCGACCGCCTTCACCTCATCGTCCATCCTCTTTTGGTCCGGGTCCTGTCGATCACGGGACTGAGCGAGATCGCGATCGTCGAATCCGCGCCGACCAGTGATGCCGGCAGGAAATAG
- a CDS encoding MFS transporter codes for MSESAQTATIETRVPARLDRLPWSRFHWRVVIGLGGVWVLDGLEVTMVGNVSSRLTEHGSGIALTAADIGTAAAFYIAGACVGALFFGHLTDRFGRRNLFILTLALYLVATVATAFAFAPWYFFLTRFFTGAGIGGEYAAINSAIDELIPARVRGRVDLVINGTYWLGSAAGAGGALLLLDTANLPANIGWRLAFGIGAIFGIFVLLVRRNVPESPRWLFIHGHNDEADRIVGEIEADVEQETGGPLPDPQGEPLKVRQRETISFVEIAKVAFMLYPRRAVLGLALFVGQAFLYNGVTFNLGTLLSGFFAVNAGKVPQFYVLWALSNFLGPLVLGRLFDTIGRKPMITISYVGSALLAGLLGVLFATQTGGVWTFIAVLAATFFLASAGASAAYLTVSENFPMETRALAIAFFYAVGTAIGGISGPLLFGELIESGQRDHVMWSFLIGAAVMAAAGLVELWLGVAAEQRPLEELALPLTVADAQREEQPGH; via the coding sequence ATGAGCGAGAGCGCCCAGACCGCAACGATCGAGACCCGCGTCCCGGCGAGGTTGGATCGACTGCCGTGGTCGCGATTCCACTGGCGCGTCGTGATCGGACTCGGCGGAGTGTGGGTGCTGGACGGCCTCGAGGTCACCATGGTCGGCAATGTCTCGTCACGCCTCACCGAGCACGGCAGCGGAATCGCGCTCACCGCGGCGGATATCGGGACCGCCGCGGCGTTCTACATCGCAGGGGCATGCGTGGGCGCATTGTTCTTCGGCCACCTGACTGATCGATTCGGGCGACGCAATCTGTTCATCTTGACCCTCGCGCTCTACCTGGTCGCGACGGTTGCGACCGCATTCGCCTTCGCTCCGTGGTACTTCTTCCTGACCCGATTTTTCACCGGCGCCGGGATCGGCGGCGAGTACGCCGCAATCAATTCGGCCATCGACGAACTCATACCCGCGCGGGTGCGCGGACGCGTCGACCTCGTGATCAACGGGACGTACTGGCTCGGCTCGGCCGCCGGGGCGGGCGGGGCGCTGCTCCTGTTGGACACGGCGAACCTTCCGGCCAACATCGGCTGGCGGCTCGCGTTCGGGATCGGTGCGATCTTCGGGATATTCGTCCTGCTCGTCCGGCGCAACGTTCCGGAAAGCCCACGCTGGCTGTTCATTCACGGACACAACGACGAAGCCGACCGGATCGTCGGCGAGATCGAAGCCGACGTCGAGCAAGAGACCGGTGGGCCACTTCCCGATCCGCAGGGCGAGCCGCTCAAAGTCCGTCAGCGCGAGACGATTTCGTTCGTCGAAATAGCCAAGGTGGCGTTCATGCTCTACCCGCGACGCGCTGTCCTCGGACTGGCGTTATTTGTCGGGCAGGCATTTCTCTACAACGGTGTGACGTTCAACCTGGGCACGTTGCTCAGCGGGTTCTTTGCCGTCAATGCCGGAAAGGTGCCGCAGTTCTACGTGTTGTGGGCGCTCAGCAACTTTCTCGGGCCGCTGGTGCTGGGTCGACTGTTCGACACCATAGGCCGCAAGCCGATGATCACCATCTCCTACGTGGGCTCTGCCCTGCTTGCCGGGCTGCTCGGGGTGCTGTTCGCGACGCAGACCGGGGGAGTGTGGACCTTCATCGCCGTGCTCGCCGCCACGTTCTTCCTGGCGTCGGCGGGCGCAAGTGCCGCCTACCTGACCGTCAGCGAGAACTTTCCGATGGAAACCAGAGCGCTGGCCATCGCATTTTTCTATGCCGTCGGAACGGCAATCGGCGGCATCAGCGGGCCGCTACTGTTCGGTGAGCTCATCGAGTCCGGCCAGCGAGACCATGTGATGTGGTCCTTCCTCATCGGCGCTGCCGTCATGGCCGCCGCCGGACTGGTGGAGTTGTGGTTGGGGGTCGCCGCCGAGCAACGTCCGCTCGAGGAACTAGCGCTGCCGTTGACCGTCGCCGACGCCCAGCGTGAGGAGCAGCCCGGGCACTGA
- a CDS encoding MmpS family transport accessory protein, whose protein sequence is MPLVSVIVVSIGLICMDKVHQFSEPEPVITVNGPQAPEQFNIKRLTYQVIGPVGRKGKIVYVDIEGHPHPVDVTFTKEPWSHDETTTLTVASGAISVHVHGGPLKCRMLVNGVLPPPQSGVPEATDDHPDADVECRVKSA, encoded by the coding sequence ATGCCTCTGGTTTCCGTCATCGTCGTCAGCATCGGATTGATCTGCATGGACAAGGTGCACCAGTTTTCAGAGCCGGAACCGGTCATCACCGTCAACGGGCCGCAGGCACCCGAACAGTTCAACATCAAACGACTGACCTATCAGGTGATCGGGCCGGTCGGCAGAAAAGGAAAGATCGTCTACGTCGACATCGAAGGCCACCCTCATCCAGTTGACGTCACATTCACCAAAGAGCCGTGGAGTCACGACGAGACCACCACGTTGACGGTGGCATCCGGTGCCATCTCCGTGCATGTCCATGGCGGTCCGCTGAAATGCCGGATGCTGGTGAACGGCGTGCTGCCGCCCCCTCAGTCCGGGGTTCCGGAAGCCACCGACGATCATCCCGACGCTGACGTCGAGTGCAGGGTGAAATCGGCGTGA